A window of the Citrus sinensis cultivar Valencia sweet orange chromosome 9, DVS_A1.0, whole genome shotgun sequence genome harbors these coding sequences:
- the LOC127899934 gene encoding anther-specific protein SF18-like, whose translation MRSLYTPVGAAAAAVPPPACGDGGGGGAAAAVPPPACGDGGGGGGGAAVPPPACGDGDGGGAAVLPACGDGGGDIAPPAGGRDGGGGDGAPPAAAGDGGRGDAGTE comes from the exons ATGAGAAG CCTATATACTCCTGTtggtgctgctgctgctgctgttccTCCTCCTGCTTGtggtgatggtggtggtggtggtgctgctgctgctgttccTCCTCCTGCTTGtggtgatggtggtggtggtggtggtggtgctgCTGTTCCTCCTCCTGCTTGTGGTGATGGTGATGGCGGTGGTGCTGCTGTTCTTCCTGCTTGtggtgatggtggtggtgataTTGCTCCTCCTGCTGGTGGTCGTGATGGTGGCGGTGGTGATGGTGCTCCTCCTGCTGCTGCTGGTGATGGTGGTCGTGGTGATGCTGGTACTGAATGA
- the LOC127899935 gene encoding anther-specific protein SF18-like: protein MVLFCCLYTPVGGGPAAAAVPPPACGDGGGGAAAAVPPPACGDGGGGGGAVLPACGDVAPPAGGGDGGGGDAAPPPAAGDGGGDAGTDPGDGAP, encoded by the exons ATGGTGCTATTTTGCTG CCTATATACTCCTGTTGGTGGTGGtcctgctgctgctgctgttccTCCTCCTGCTTGtggtgatggtggtggtggtgctgctgctgctgttccTCCTCCTGCTTGtggtgatggtggtggtggtggtggtgctgTTCTTCCTGCTTGTGGTGATGTTGCTCCTCCTGCtggtggtggtgatggtgGCGGTGGTGATGCTGCTCCTCCTCCTGCTGCtggtgatggtggtggtgatgCTGGTACTGATCCTGGTGATGGTGCTCCATGA
- the LOC102626076 gene encoding phenylalanine N-monooxygenase-like: MDYLFHLDNNPTFESVVWVTVIALILVALTSFQLKVRGQKRTKQLPLPPGPTPWPIVGNLPEMWSNKPTFKWIHDFMKELNTNISCIRLGNVHVIPVTSPEIALEVLKDNDSIFASRPLTMGTEYSSRGFLSIAVVPWGEQWKKMKKVVASHVLNSSRLRSLLVRRTEEADNLVRFIYNQCKDSPIGLDVDVRLATRQYCGNVMRKMMFNRRYFGEGRENGGPGFEEEEHVESLFVVLQRLYSFALSDYVPWMRVFDLEGHEKIISDAMRTASKYHDAIIDERVQQRRQGKNKDDAHDHDVDLLDVLISAKDENGRPSLSVDEIKSQCMDLMLATVDNPSNVVEWAIAEMINQPEILKKATEEIDRVVGKERLVQESDIPQLNYIKACLREMFRLHPVAPFNLPHVSNRDTTIAGYFIPKGSHVLISRVGLGQNPNVWKDPLKFIPERHISAADPHHQVEITEPELRFLTFSRGRRSCMGMALGSEMSVMLLARLLQGFDWSVPSHEEKIDLAESKYDLLMAKPLYAHAKPRLPDEIYTRLK, translated from the exons ATGGattacctttttcatcttgACAATAATCCCACTTTTGAATCCGTTGTTTGGGTGACAGTCATTGCCCTGATCCTTGTTGCACTAACAAGTTTTCAGCTCAAG GTTAGAGGCCAGAAAAGAACGAAGCAGCTACCTCTCCCTCCAGGCCCGACTCCATGGCCAATAGTGGGTAACCTCCCAGAAATGTGGAGCAACAAGCCAACCTTCAAATGGATACATGATTTCATGAAAGAGCTAAACACGAATATTTCTTGCATCCGTCTAGGAAACGTGCATGTTATTCCAGTGACTTCACCAGAAATTGCCCTAGAAGTTTTAAAAGATAATGACTCAATTTTTGCATCAAGGCCACTTACGATGGGGACAGAGTATTCAAGCCGTGGATTCTTGTCAATAGCAGTTGTGCCATGGGGAGAACaatggaagaaaatgaaaaaggtggtGGCTTCTCACGTGTTAAATTCATCACGACTCCGCTCATTACTTGTCAGGAGAACTGAAGAAGCTGACAATCTTGTTAGGTTCATTTATAATCAATGCAAAGATAGTCCAATTGGCTTGGACGTTGACGTAAGGCTTGCAACCCGTCAGTATTGCGGAAACGTTATGAGGAAGATGATGTTTAACAGGAGATATTTTGGAGAAGGAAGAGAGAATGGAGGGCCAggatttgaagaagaagaacacgTTGAGTCACTCTTCGTTGTACTCCAACGCCTTTATTCGTTCGCTCTATCAGATTATGTTCCCTGGATGAGAGTGTTCGATTTGGAAGGccatgaaaaaattataagtgaTGCTATGAGAACTGCCTCCAAGTATCATGATGCGATTATAGATGAGAGAGTGCAACAACGGAGGCAAGGGAAGAACAAGGACGATGCTCATGATCATGATGTGGACCTGTTAGACGTCCTTATTTCAGCAAAGGATGAAAATGGGAGGCCATCGCTATCAGTAGACGAGATCAAATCTCAATGCATG GATCTGATGCTTGCAACAGTGGATAATCCATCGAACGTAGTAGAATGGGCAATAGCGGAGATGATTAACCAGCCTGAAATTCTCAAAAAAGCAACAGAGGAAATAGATAGGGTTGTGGGAAAAGAGAGACTTGTTCAAGAATCTGACATCCCGCAGCTCAATTATATCAAGGCTTGTTTAAGGGAAATGTTTCGCCTTCATCCCGTTGCACCATTTAACCTACCCCATGTCTCAAATCGTGACACCACAATAGCCGGCTACTTCATTCCCAAAGGGAGCCACGTTTTGATAAGTCGTGTAGGGCTTGGACAGAACCCTAATGTTTGGAAAGATCCATTGAAATTCATACCAGAACGTCATATATCTGCAGCTGATCCTCATCATCAAGTCGAGATTACTGAACCTGAATTAAGGTTTCTTACATTTAGCAGAGGAAGACGCAGTTGCATGGGCATGGCACTTGGGTCCGAGATGTCTGTAATGCTATTGGCAAGGCTGCTTCAAGGGTTTGATTGGAGCGTGCCGTCACATGAGGAGAAGATTGACCTCGCTGAATCCAAATACGATCTCCTTATGGCTAAACCGTTATATGCTCATGCAAAGCCTCGATTGCCTGATGAGATATACACCCGCCTTAAATGA
- the LOC102626370 gene encoding uncharacterized protein LOC102626370 has translation MFLSTCSTRKLDEVRSNWHSGCWVLKSFLLIASMAVPFFFPSDYMQIYGELARAGAGIFLLLQLVSVIEFIVWWNKYWTPDDEKKSCSLGLFMSTIFSVASILGIALMYYLYAPRLACAINIFFITWTAILVLVMMIISLHSLVNRGLLSSGIMASYIVFLCWSALRSEPPYEKCNVQKQVNSNADWTTILSFLIAIGTIVMSTFSTGIDSQSFQFRKDEVQEEDDIPYKYGIFHLIFSLGAMYFAMLFLSWNLLNPAKEWSIDVGWASTWVKILNEWLAATIYLWKLISPVVRQPKVHQEPMQQSDDSILP, from the exons ATGTTTCTCAGTACATGTTCCACAAGAAAATTAGATGAAGTTCGCAGTAATTGGCATTCGGGATGCTGGGTTTTGAAGTCCTTTCTATTGATTGCGTCAATGGCAGTTCCATTCTTCTTCCCTTCAGATTATATGCAAATATATG GTGAACTTGCTCGCGCTGGTGCTGG GATCTTTCTCCTTCTCCAACTTGTAAGCGTGATTGAGTTTATTGTATGGTGGAATAAGTACTGGACGCCTGATGATGAGAAGAAAAG CTGCTCCCTGGGACTATTCATGTCAACAATTTTCTCTGTCGCTTCTATACTGGGGATTGCGCTAATGTACTACTTATATGCCCCAAGACTCGCATGTGCCATCAACATATTCTTCATTACATGGACTGCAATTCTTGTCTTAGTGATGATGATTATATCTTTACATTCACTG GTCAACAGAGGTCTTTTATCCTCAGGAATCATGGCATCTTACATTGTTTTCCTCTGTTGGTCTGCTCTTAGAAG TGAACCGCCTTATGAGAAATGCAATGTACAAAAGCAAGTAAATAGCAATGCTGATTGGACAACAATACTT AGCTTCCTGATCGCCATTGGTACAATTGTCATGTCAACCTTTTCAACAGGAATTGATTCACAATCTTTTCAG TTCCGGAAAGATGAAGTTCAAGAAGAGGATGATATCCCTTACAAGTACGGAATTTTTCACCTGATATTCTCCCTCGGAGCCATGTATTTTGCAATGTTATTCCTCAGCTGGAATCTTCTAAACCCGGCGAAGGA ATGGAGCATTGATGTTGGCTGGGCAAGTACATGGGTGAAAATCCTCAACGAGTGGCTCGCCGCCACCATATACT TGTGGAAATTGATTTCGCCTGTAGTGAGGCAGCCAAAAGTTCATCAGGAGCCTATGCAGCAGAGTGATGACTCAATCTTGccatga
- the LOC102620689 gene encoding PHD finger protein ING1 produces the protein MSFLDEFQANLESLPNILQKKYALLRDLDKSLQEIQRQNEQRCEQEIEDLMREIRAGNITPNTSLIRFSDDALDEQKHSIRIADEKVALAVQAYDLVDTHIQQLDQYLKNFDEELRRERDSVATTASPAPSLDGSTKSGRSSEGGRGGRKKTRLATAAAAAAAAVTEAAATPVANPTGMELDLPVDPNEPTYCVCNQVSYGEMVACDNPNCKIEWFHFGCVGLKEQPKGKWYCPDCAALKNRRKGR, from the exons ATGTCATTTCTCGATGAGTTTCAAGCCA atcTGGAATCATTGCCAaatattcttcaaaaaaaGTATGCGTTGCTAAGAGATCTTGATAAAAGTTTACAAG AAATCCAAAGACAAAATGAACAAAGATGTGAACAAGAAATAGAGGATCTTATGCGGGAAATTAGGGCTGGGAATATTACTCCAAATACTTCACTTATCAGATTCTCCGATGATGCCCTTGATGAGCAAAAGCATAGCATCAGGATTGCAGATGAAAAGGTTGCCTTGGCTGTTCAGGCTTATGATTTG GTAGATACCCACATACAGCAACTAGATCAATATCTGAAGAATTTCGATGAAGAGCTTCGACGTG AAAGAGATAGTGTTGCTACAACTGCATCACCTGCTCCAAGTCTCGATGGTAGCACAAAATCCGGAAGGAGCAGTGAGGGTGGTAGAGGAGGGCGTAAAAA AACACGCCTGGCAACAGCAGCAGCCGCTGCAGCAGCGGCAGTGACAGAAGCAGCAGCAACACCAGTTGCAAATCCTACTGGTATGGAGTTAGATTTACCCGTGGATCCAAATGAACCCACATACTGTGTCTGCAACCAAGTCAGCTATGGAGAGATGGTTGCATGCGATAACCCCAAC TGCAAGATAGAATGGTTCCACTTTGGCTGTGTTGGTTTGAAAGAACAGCCTAAAGGGAAATGGTATTGTCCAGACTGTGCAGCTTTGAAAAACCGTCGCAAAGGCAGATGA
- the LOC102620413 gene encoding chaperonin CPN60-2, mitochondrial: MYRFASSLASKARIARNSTQQIGNRLSWSRNYAAKDIRFGVEARALMLKGVEELADAVKVTMGPKGRNVVIEQSWGAPKVTKDGVTVAKSIEFKDKVKNIGASLVKQVANATNDVAGDGTTCATVLTRAIFTEGCKSVAAGMNAMDLRRGITMAVDAVVTNLKSRARMISTSEEIAQVGTISANGEREIGELIAKAMEKVGKEGVITIQDGKTLYNELEVVEGMKLDRGYISPYFITNQKNQKCELEDPLILVHEKKISNLTAVVRVLELALKRQRPLLIVAEDVESEALATLILNKLRAGIKVCAIKAPGFGENRKANMQDLAVLTGGDLITEELGMDLEKVNLDMLGTCKKVTISKDDTVILDGAGDKKSIEERCEQIRSAIENSTSDYDKEKLQERLAKLSGGVAVLKIGGASEAEVGEKKDRVTDALNATKAAVEEGIVPGGGVALLYAAKELEKLSTANFDQKIGVQIIQNALKTPVHTIAANAGVEGAVVVGKLLEQDNTDLGYDAAKGEYVDMVKSGIIDPLKVIRTALVDAASVSSLMTTTEAIVVELPKEEKEAPGGMGGMGGMGGMDY, translated from the exons ATGTATCGTTTCGCTTCAAGCCTCGCTTCCAAAGCAAG GATCGCTAGGAACAGTACCCAGCAg aTTGGAAATAGATTGAGTTGGTCCAGAAACTATGCTGCCAAAGACATTAGATTTGGGGTTGAAGCTCGAGCTTTGATGCTGAAGGGTGTTGAAGAGCTCGCCGATGCGGTCAAAGTCACCATGGGACCTAAG GGGCGTAATGTGGTCATTGAACAAAGCTGGGGTGCTCCCAAGGTGACAAAAGATGGTGTTACTGTTGCAAAGAGCattgaattcaaagataaagtCAAGAACATTGGTGCTAGCCTTGTGAAGCAAGTTGCTAATGCCACCAATGATGTTGCTGGTGATG GAACTACCTGTGCAACAGTTCTTACCCGAGCAATATTTACAGAAGGCTGCAAGTCAGTTGCTGCGGGTATGAACGCAATGGATCTTCGACGTGGTATCACTATGGCAGTTGATGCCGTGGTAACTAACTTGAAAAGCAGAGCCAGAATGATCAGCACATCTGAGGAGATAGCACAG GTGGGGACAATATCAGCAaatggagagagagaaattggCGAGTTAATTGCAAAGGCCATGGAGAAGGTCGGCAAAGAAGGAGTAATCACCATACAa GATGGGAAGACATTATATAATGAGTTGGAAGTTGTTGAAGGAATGAAGCTTGACAGGGGTTATATATCTCCTTATTTCATAACCAAccagaaaaatcaaaaatgT GAATTAGAAGATCCTCTCATTCTTGTCCACGAGAAGAAAATCTCAAATCTAACTGCTGTTGTGAGGGTATTAGAGCTGGCATTGAAG AGACAAAGGCCCTTATTGATTGTTGCTGAAGATGTTGAAAGTGAAGCGCTAGCGACTCTTATTTTGAATAAGCTTCGCGCTGGAATCAAG GTATGTGCCATCAAGGCCCCTGGGTTTGGAGAGAACAGGAAGGCCAATATGCAGGATCTGGCTGTTCTCACTGGTGGTGAT CTGATAACTGAAGAGCTCGGCATGGACCTTGAGAAAGTGAATCTGGATATGCTCGGCACTTGCAAAAAG GTTACAATATCGAAGGATGACACTGTCATTCTGGACGGTGCTGGTGATAAGAAGTCCATTGAAGAAAGATGTGAACAG ATTAGGTCTGCGATTGAGAACAGCACTTCTGATTATGACAAGGAGAAGTTGCAAGAAAGATTGGCAAAGCTTTCTGGTGGTGTTGCTGTGTTGAAG ATTGGAGGAGCTAGTGAAGCTGAAGTTGGTGAGAAGAAAGATAGAGTTACTGATGCTTTGAATGCGACGAAGGCAGCTGTAGAAGAGGGTATTGTGCCAG GTGGTGGTGTTGCCCTTCTATATGCGGCAAAAGAGTTGGAAAAGCTGTCCACTGCTAACTTTGACCAGAAGATTGGTGTTCAGATTATTCAGAATGCTCTAAAG ACACCAGTGCACACAATTGCTGCTAATGCAGGAGTTGAGGGGGCTGTTGTGGTTGGTAAGCTATTGGAGCAGGACAACACTGACCTTGGGTATGATGCCGCCAAAG GTGAGTATGTTGATATGGTCAAGTCTGGAATTATTGATCCATTGAAAGTAATCAGAACTGCTTTGGTTGATGCTGCAAG TGTATCATCTTTAATGACCACAACTGAAGCTATTGTTGTTGAGCTGCCTAAGGAGGAGAAGGAAGCTCCGGGAGGCATGGGTGGCATGGGCGGAATGGGCGGCATGGACTATTGA